In Serratia marcescens subsp. marcescens ATCC 13880, a single genomic region encodes these proteins:
- the yfcE gene encoding phosphodiesterase — protein sequence MKLMFASDIHGSLPATERVLELFAQHGADWLILLGDLLNHGPRNALPAGYQPAQVAERLNRYSDKIIAVRGNCDSEVDQMLLTFPIEAPWQQVLLQKRRLFLTHGHLYHPSALPPLSRGDVLAYGHTHLPQAERQGEIYCFNPGSVSIPKGGFPASYGMLDRGTLRVLALDDGKVVAEVALTR from the coding sequence ATGAAGCTGATGTTCGCCTCGGATATCCACGGATCGCTGCCGGCTACCGAACGCGTGCTGGAATTGTTCGCACAACACGGCGCCGACTGGCTGATTCTTCTGGGTGATTTGCTGAATCACGGCCCGCGCAACGCGCTGCCCGCCGGGTATCAGCCCGCTCAGGTTGCCGAACGATTGAATCGCTATAGCGACAAGATCATCGCCGTTCGCGGCAATTGCGACAGCGAGGTCGATCAGATGCTGCTGACGTTTCCCATCGAGGCGCCCTGGCAACAGGTTTTACTGCAAAAAAGACGATTGTTTTTGACCCACGGTCACCTTTATCATCCCTCGGCACTGCCGCCGTTATCCCGCGGTGACGTCCTGGCCTACGGCCATACGCATCTGCCGCAGGCGGAGCGGCAGGGTGAGATCTATTGCTTCAATCCAGGCTCGGTCAGCATCCCGAAAGGGGGCTTTCCGGCCAGTTACGGCATGTTGGATCGGGGCACTTTGCGCGTGCTGGCGCTCGACGACGGCAAGGTCGTCGCGGAGGTGGCGTTAACACGCTAA
- the yfcD gene encoding NUDIX hydrolase YfcD — MAEQGQAADTEWVDIVDEQNEVIAQSSRQQMRAERLRHRATYIVVHDGMGKILVQRRTEIKDFYPGWLDATAGGVVQSGENVLDSARREAEEELGIAGVPFAEHGLFYFEEEQCRVWGALFSCVSHGPFALQEEEVAEVCWLTPEEITARCDEFTPDSLKALSLWLTRNNEQDYGKPLDNH; from the coding sequence ATGGCGGAACAGGGTCAGGCTGCAGATACCGAATGGGTTGATATCGTCGACGAGCAAAACGAGGTGATTGCGCAATCCAGTCGTCAACAGATGCGGGCGGAGCGGCTGCGTCATCGTGCTACCTATATTGTGGTGCATGATGGGATGGGAAAAATTCTGGTGCAGCGTCGCACCGAGATCAAGGACTTCTACCCGGGCTGGCTGGACGCGACGGCGGGTGGCGTAGTGCAAAGCGGTGAAAACGTACTGGATTCGGCGCGCCGCGAGGCGGAAGAAGAGCTGGGCATCGCCGGCGTGCCTTTCGCCGAACACGGTCTGTTCTACTTCGAAGAAGAGCAGTGCCGGGTGTGGGGGGCGCTGTTCAGCTGCGTATCGCACGGCCCGTTCGCGCTGCAGGAAGAAGAAGTGGCTGAAGTGTGCTGGCTGACGCCGGAAGAGATCACCGCGCGCTGCGACGAGTTTACCCCGGATTCGCTGAAGGCGCTGTCGCTGTGGCTGACGCGCAACAACGAACAGGATTACGGTAAGCCGCTCGACAACCACTGA